A region of Paenibacillus sp. JNUCC-31 DNA encodes the following proteins:
- a CDS encoding DegV family protein, producing the protein MSQKVAIVTDSTADIPEELIRKYGIHIVPLRVLFGEEAYADGVDLTSEQFYAKLEKASVLPTTSQPSPTDFMSIYNSLLDEDPERPIVSIHLSSGMSGTYQSALLGKSLLEREGDITVLDSKSASYGYGLLVVQAAELAEQGKSAAEIAAAVAAMQQSRKLFFLVDTLEYLQKGGRIGKAAAILGTLLNIKPILSIDEEGVIYAVEKVRGHKKAMARIIELFQQDLAGQRVNLAVGHTADPGSAIACAEQLRGHFTLNEVVYTNIGAVIGSHVGPGVIAIFMWPVPE; encoded by the coding sequence ATGAGCCAAAAGGTTGCAATCGTAACCGATAGCACCGCAGATATACCGGAAGAATTGATCCGTAAATACGGGATTCATATTGTTCCGCTGCGTGTTTTGTTCGGCGAAGAAGCTTATGCGGACGGCGTTGATCTGACTTCGGAACAGTTCTATGCAAAATTGGAGAAGGCATCTGTGTTGCCTACAACCTCACAGCCTTCTCCCACCGACTTTATGAGTATCTATAATTCACTGTTGGATGAGGACCCGGAGCGACCGATTGTCTCGATTCATTTGTCTTCCGGCATGAGTGGGACCTATCAATCGGCACTGCTCGGCAAATCATTGCTGGAACGTGAAGGCGATATAACGGTACTGGATTCGAAGTCTGCATCCTATGGATATGGTTTATTGGTTGTACAGGCTGCAGAGCTTGCCGAACAAGGCAAATCCGCTGCGGAAATTGCTGCTGCTGTAGCTGCCATGCAGCAGAGCCGCAAGCTGTTTTTTCTCGTAGATACATTGGAGTATTTGCAGAAAGGCGGTCGGATTGGCAAGGCTGCGGCCATTTTGGGAACATTGCTGAATATTAAACCGATCTTGTCCATTGATGAGGAAGGCGTTATTTACGCAGTGGAGAAAGTCAGAGGTCACAAAAAAGCGATGGCACGCATTATCGAGCTGTTTCAGCAGGATCTGGCGGGTCAACGTGTTAATCTGGCGGTAGGTCATACCGCAGACCCTGGATCAGCGATTGCTTGTGCAGAGCAGTTGCGTGGGCACTTTACACTGAATGAAGTGGTGTATACCAATATTGGAGCCGTCATTGGCAGCCATGTTGGGCCAGGCGTAATTGCCATCTTTATGTGGCCTGTTCCGGAATGA
- a CDS encoding DAK2 domain-containing protein, which translates to MSIRSLNGTDFTAMVLAGAEQLGQHAEHVNSLNVFPVPDGDTGTNMNLTMSAGVAEIKRKSSASIGEAAGILSKGLLMGARGNSGVILSQLFRGFSRSAAPYEELNTLQFAAALQNGVDAAYKAVVKPVEGTILTVAKEAAKHASYYARRTNDITELMNEVLLKAKEALATTPDLLPVLKQVGVVDSGGQGLVYIYEGFMEVLLQSDGVSRASLQKDVQPSAAASALKSAVPAEVVSAKTAQHVIVPEMPMSAQARLETEDIEFLYDMEFFINRELGENAGVAFDDEAFRKALSVNGDSIIIIADDEVIKVHVHSKTPGDVLNLALRYGEITQIHILNMREQHRDLLTAGMDIAPSPELFAEIPPEATRSLEQAEPPADEMAPYGFIAVSSGDGIAEIFKSLGVDVVLSGGQTMNPSTEDFVKAVRSIAAEQVFILPNNSNIVLAAQQARELLEDERRITVIPSKTIPQGMAAAFAFQEDESAETNRDHMLEAISRVQSGQVTHAVRDTQYDELDIKAGHYIGIHNSKIVATDENMLHACEGLLQQMLESGDEVVTILEGEEAAPEITAALVAWLEEQYPDAEVEVHLGGQPVYYYLFSVES; encoded by the coding sequence TTGAGTATACGTTCTTTAAATGGAACAGATTTCACCGCAATGGTACTTGCCGGAGCGGAACAACTTGGACAGCATGCAGAGCACGTCAATTCCCTGAATGTTTTCCCTGTGCCGGATGGTGACACGGGAACGAACATGAATTTGACAATGAGTGCAGGAGTCGCAGAGATTAAACGCAAGAGTTCTGCCTCCATCGGAGAAGCTGCCGGTATTTTATCGAAAGGTCTGCTTATGGGTGCGCGGGGGAACTCGGGAGTAATTTTATCTCAATTGTTCCGTGGATTCAGTCGTTCAGCAGCTCCTTACGAGGAACTGAATACGCTCCAGTTTGCAGCAGCCCTGCAGAACGGTGTGGACGCAGCTTATAAAGCTGTAGTGAAGCCTGTTGAAGGGACCATTCTTACCGTAGCCAAGGAAGCGGCGAAACATGCCAGCTACTACGCAAGACGGACGAATGATATTACTGAATTAATGAATGAAGTTTTGTTAAAAGCAAAAGAAGCACTGGCAACGACTCCGGACTTGCTGCCTGTATTGAAACAGGTTGGCGTTGTGGATTCAGGTGGCCAGGGGCTTGTATATATTTACGAGGGCTTTATGGAGGTTCTGCTGCAAAGTGACGGAGTCAGTCGGGCATCCTTGCAAAAAGATGTACAACCATCCGCAGCGGCATCTGCTTTGAAATCAGCTGTACCGGCAGAGGTGGTTTCTGCGAAAACTGCACAGCATGTCATCGTTCCAGAGATGCCCATGTCTGCCCAGGCGAGACTGGAAACGGAAGATATTGAGTTCCTGTATGACATGGAGTTCTTTATTAATCGTGAGCTGGGAGAGAATGCAGGCGTTGCATTCGATGATGAAGCATTCCGGAAAGCGTTGTCAGTTAATGGGGATTCCATCATTATTATTGCTGACGATGAAGTGATTAAGGTTCACGTGCATTCCAAGACACCTGGGGATGTATTAAACCTGGCCCTCCGTTATGGAGAAATTACACAAATTCACATTCTCAATATGCGTGAGCAGCATCGTGATCTGCTGACGGCAGGCATGGACATAGCCCCTTCGCCTGAACTGTTCGCAGAGATCCCGCCTGAAGCAACGCGCAGTCTGGAGCAAGCGGAGCCACCAGCAGATGAGATGGCGCCATATGGCTTTATCGCGGTATCTTCCGGTGACGGAATTGCAGAGATTTTCAAGAGTCTCGGCGTGGATGTTGTTCTGTCTGGTGGACAGACGATGAATCCAAGCACTGAAGATTTTGTGAAAGCTGTGCGTTCAATTGCAGCGGAACAGGTATTTATTTTGCCGAACAATTCCAATATTGTACTTGCTGCGCAGCAGGCTCGGGAGCTGCTTGAAGATGAGCGCCGAATTACGGTGATTCCGAGCAAAACGATTCCTCAGGGCATGGCAGCGGCTTTTGCTTTCCAGGAGGATGAGTCTGCGGAAACCAACCGTGACCATATGCTTGAAGCGATTAGCCGGGTACAGTCCGGTCAAGTGACTCATGCGGTCAGAGATACGCAATATGATGAGCTTGATATCAAAGCGGGACACTACATCGGTATCCATAATTCCAAAATTGTGGCAACGGATGAAAACATGCTGCATGCATGTGAAGGTTTGCTGCAACAGATGCTGGAAAGCGGAGATGAAGTGGTGACCATCCTTGAAGGGGAAGAGGCTGCACCTGAGATCACCGCTGCGCTTGTAGCATGGCTTGAAGAACAATATCCTGATGCTGAGGTAGAGGTGCATCTTGGAGGACAGCCGGTGTATTATTATCTGTTCTCTGTAGAGTCCTAA
- the rpmB gene encoding 50S ribosomal protein L28, with product MSRKCYVTGKKPGTGNHVSHANNRNRRSWGVNVQKVRILVNGKPKRVYVSTRALKAGKVTRV from the coding sequence ATGTCTCGCAAATGTTATGTGACAGGTAAGAAACCGGGCACCGGTAACCACGTATCCCACGCTAACAACCGTAACCGTCGTTCTTGGGGCGTAAACGTTCAGAAGGTCCGCATTCTCGTGAACGGTAAACCAAAACGTGTATACGTAAGCACCCGTGCACTGAAAGCCGGTAAAGTGACTCGCGTATAA
- the spoVM gene encoding stage V sporulation protein SpoVM, translating to MKFYTFKLPKFLGGFVKAILNTFQKN from the coding sequence ATGAAATTTTACACATTCAAACTGCCGAAGTTTTTGGGAGGGTTTGTAAAGGCAATCCTTAATACGTTTCAAAAGAACTGA
- the rpe gene encoding ribulose-phosphate 3-epimerase, giving the protein MIKIAPSILSADFARLGAEVAEAQAAGGDWIHVDVMDGHFVPNITLGPAIVKAIAPHTSLPLDVHLMIENPERYVEEFAKAGAAVITVHAEACVHLHRVIHLIKEQGVKAGVALNPGTPASAIQEVLDDVDMVLVMTVNPGFGGQAFISGTMNKIKQIRSWLNEKGRHDVHIEVDGGIAADTAPLVVEAGADVLVAGSAVFGREDRAAAIAEIRSSYGG; this is encoded by the coding sequence ATGATTAAAATTGCCCCATCTATTTTATCTGCAGATTTTGCCCGTCTCGGCGCGGAAGTGGCGGAAGCCCAAGCGGCTGGCGGAGACTGGATTCATGTTGATGTCATGGACGGTCATTTCGTCCCTAATATTACGCTGGGACCTGCGATTGTAAAAGCGATCGCCCCACATACAAGCCTGCCGCTTGATGTTCATTTGATGATTGAGAATCCGGAGCGTTATGTAGAGGAATTTGCGAAAGCTGGCGCTGCGGTTATTACAGTTCATGCCGAGGCTTGTGTGCATCTGCACCGCGTTATTCATCTGATCAAGGAACAGGGAGTTAAGGCGGGTGTTGCCCTTAATCCGGGGACCCCGGCCAGTGCTATTCAGGAAGTGCTGGACGATGTGGATATGGTGCTTGTCATGACCGTAAATCCGGGTTTTGGCGGACAGGCTTTCATTTCGGGTACCATGAACAAAATTAAGCAAATTCGCAGCTGGCTGAATGAAAAAGGACGTCATGACGTGCACATTGAAGTAGATGGCGGCATTGCTGCCGACACGGCTCCACTTGTGGTGGAAGCTGGAGCGGATGTACTCGTTGCGGGAAGTGCTGTATTTGGTCGTGAAGACCGTGCTGCCGCAATTGCCGAAATTCGCAGCAGCTACGGAGGCTGA
- the rsgA gene encoding ribosome small subunit-dependent GTPase A, producing MPEGIIVKALSGYYYVMPLEDSGVPSVEGSAVQCRARGIFRKRGTSPLVGDRVSYMLTENGEGTVDEIRKRETELIRPPVANVSLAVLLFSVKEPDMNLNLLDKFLVHIEQAGLDALIVLTKQDLANPETDARDTVAEVKALYEQIGYEVISTSSRTGEGNEQLKERLAGKISVFSGQSGVGKSSMLNALMPGLTLETSAISMRLGRGKHTTRHVELIPLDNGGFVADTPGFSQLDFLEIGVEELSTCFREFAQYADQCKFRGCTHTHEPGCRVLAAKAEGMISESRYHHYEQFLTEMKDKKRRY from the coding sequence ATGCCAGAAGGTATCATCGTTAAAGCGCTAAGCGGTTACTATTATGTCATGCCACTGGAAGACAGCGGGGTGCCTTCGGTTGAAGGCTCCGCCGTTCAATGCCGGGCCAGAGGCATCTTTCGAAAACGGGGTACCTCACCACTTGTGGGTGACCGTGTCAGCTATATGCTGACTGAGAACGGGGAAGGAACAGTAGATGAGATTCGAAAACGTGAGACGGAGTTAATTCGTCCCCCTGTGGCCAATGTAAGCTTGGCTGTTCTGCTATTTTCCGTTAAGGAACCGGACATGAACCTCAATCTGCTGGACAAATTCCTGGTACATATCGAACAAGCCGGATTGGATGCACTGATTGTCCTTACCAAGCAGGACCTGGCTAATCCGGAAACCGATGCTCGTGATACAGTGGCTGAAGTAAAGGCGCTGTATGAGCAGATCGGATATGAAGTTATCTCTACCAGTTCACGAACTGGTGAAGGCAATGAGCAGCTGAAGGAGCGTCTTGCCGGCAAGATTAGCGTATTCTCCGGGCAATCCGGTGTGGGTAAATCTTCCATGCTGAATGCCTTGATGCCAGGTCTGACCCTAGAGACCAGTGCAATCAGCATGCGTCTTGGCCGAGGGAAACACACCACCAGGCACGTGGAGCTCATACCGTTGGATAATGGTGGCTTTGTCGCCGATACGCCGGGATTCAGCCAACTGGACTTTCTGGAGATTGGTGTGGAGGAGTTATCCACTTGTTTCCGGGAGTTCGCTCAATATGCCGATCAGTGTAAGTTCAGGGGTTGTACCCATACACATGAACCGGGCTGCCGTGTATTAGCAGCCAAGGCGGAGGGAATGATCTCCGAAAGCCGTTATCACCATTACGAACAATTCCTTACAGAAATGAAAGACAAGAAGCGGAGGTACTAA
- the pknB gene encoding Stk1 family PASTA domain-containing Ser/Thr kinase, which translates to MIGHQLGGRYEVIERVGGGGMALVYKAQDLLLNRNVAIKVLRQQFVHDEEFIRRFRREAQSAASLSHPNVVSIYDVGQEDDVHYIVMEYVEGKNLNEIIKERAPLQVDEAVRIASQIADALDHAHHNQIIHRDIKPHNILIGRNGRVKVTDFGIARAVTSTTITQTGSVVGSVHYFSPEHAKGIVTGEKSDLYSLGIVLYQMLTGQLPFLGESPISVALKHLQEEFDEPRKFNPLIPQSVENVILKSMRKNPQERYQSAREMQTDLETCLMPERRNETKIDFPDEDDIDQTRVMPAIKPEPRGVTSTGAVPVMDSDDDHNKGKPKTKNWKKPALLISLTVLILIAMVGVVWYVKGMLVVPDVTVPNVIGQTEEKARQMLQDKGLVVSTEVIRKYKEGVDPGIVFDQTRNEGDVVKEGSEVQLSVGAEKELTKMISVEGDTYDEAVKKLIALGINEDQIKRKDDFSNDIASGNVISQTPGVDVEFDPKETEIVLTVSKGAKTVKMPDLKNKTRSQAEELIRSAGLVLAQVQEEPSYTIEQGKVTQQWPVEAGTEVNPGDKITIFISTGYPPEALNYDYNINVSPKEEGKSSKIRITFEDARGKNQEWGTRTIKSAQLLTIPLILAPNVDGVVSVYRDDQFLDTYLVSYSEAKNGTVVVPTIEPEKGAQPPPDETDPGKVDEETVDPNQEGEPDTPVDGEVDNEEGDTSAMNKEKGPSKAKGKDNKKKEVVNASSRP; encoded by the coding sequence ATGATTGGGCACCAGCTAGGCGGACGCTATGAAGTAATCGAGCGTGTCGGCGGTGGAGGCATGGCTCTCGTATATAAGGCCCAGGATCTTTTGCTCAATCGGAACGTAGCCATCAAAGTGCTAAGGCAGCAATTTGTGCATGACGAAGAGTTTATTCGTCGTTTCCGCAGGGAAGCACAGTCCGCAGCATCACTGTCCCATCCTAATGTAGTCAGTATTTACGATGTGGGGCAGGAAGATGACGTGCATTATATTGTCATGGAGTACGTCGAAGGCAAAAACCTGAATGAAATTATTAAAGAACGGGCGCCTCTGCAGGTAGACGAAGCGGTTCGAATCGCTTCCCAGATTGCGGATGCCCTCGATCATGCACATCATAATCAAATCATTCATCGGGACATCAAACCGCATAATATATTGATTGGTCGTAATGGCCGTGTGAAAGTAACGGACTTCGGGATTGCCCGCGCGGTTACGTCCACAACGATTACACAGACCGGCTCGGTGGTCGGTTCCGTACATTATTTCTCGCCGGAACATGCCAAAGGCATCGTGACTGGCGAGAAGTCGGACTTATATTCTCTAGGTATTGTACTCTATCAAATGCTGACTGGGCAGCTTCCGTTCCTGGGAGAGAGTCCAATCAGTGTTGCGCTGAAACACTTACAGGAAGAGTTCGATGAACCACGAAAATTCAATCCTTTGATTCCGCAGAGCGTGGAGAACGTTATTCTGAAATCCATGCGCAAAAATCCGCAGGAGCGCTACCAGTCGGCCAGAGAAATGCAGACAGATCTCGAAACCTGCCTGATGCCGGAACGACGCAATGAAACAAAGATTGATTTTCCGGATGAGGATGATATCGATCAGACCCGCGTTATGCCAGCGATCAAGCCGGAGCCGCGTGGCGTAACGTCAACAGGTGCTGTACCTGTGATGGATTCTGACGATGATCATAACAAAGGCAAGCCCAAAACGAAGAACTGGAAAAAGCCGGCGCTACTGATCTCGTTGACAGTCCTTATTCTCATCGCCATGGTTGGGGTCGTATGGTACGTAAAAGGCATGCTAGTTGTGCCTGATGTTACGGTACCCAATGTGATTGGCCAAACTGAGGAAAAGGCTCGTCAAATGTTGCAGGATAAAGGACTTGTGGTCAGTACCGAGGTCATCCGGAAATACAAGGAAGGTGTGGACCCTGGCATTGTATTTGACCAGACCCGAAACGAAGGCGATGTGGTCAAGGAAGGCTCTGAGGTGCAGCTCAGTGTTGGGGCTGAAAAAGAACTGACCAAAATGATCAGTGTTGAAGGGGATACCTATGATGAGGCTGTCAAAAAATTGATTGCTCTGGGCATCAACGAGGATCAGATCAAACGCAAGGATGATTTCTCCAATGACATTGCATCCGGGAACGTGATATCCCAAACTCCTGGAGTCGATGTAGAATTCGATCCTAAAGAGACTGAAATTGTTTTGACTGTTAGCAAAGGCGCTAAAACCGTCAAAATGCCTGATCTGAAAAATAAGACCCGCAGCCAAGCTGAGGAATTGATCAGGTCTGCCGGGCTGGTGCTTGCTCAGGTACAGGAAGAACCAAGCTATACGATTGAACAGGGGAAAGTTACGCAGCAATGGCCTGTGGAAGCCGGTACAGAGGTGAATCCGGGTGATAAAATCACCATTTTCATCAGTACAGGATATCCGCCAGAGGCATTGAACTACGACTATAACATCAACGTTTCACCAAAAGAAGAAGGAAAGAGCAGCAAAATTCGAATTACTTTTGAGGATGCTCGTGGAAAGAATCAAGAATGGGGAACCCGGACCATCAAGTCTGCCCAATTGCTGACCATTCCGCTTATTTTGGCTCCAAATGTGGATGGTGTGGTTTCGGTCTATCGGGATGATCAATTCCTGGATACGTATTTGGTCTCCTATAGCGAGGCCAAAAATGGAACGGTTGTTGTGCCTACCATCGAGCCTGAGAAGGGTGCTCAGCCGCCGCCTGATGAAACCGATCCAGGCAAAGTTGACGAAGAAACGGTAGATCCTAACCAGGAGGGTGAGCCTGATACACCTGTGGATGGTGAAGTGGACAACGAAGAGGGAGATACTTCGGCTATGAATAAGGAAAAGGGTCCCTCCAAAGCCAAAGGCAAAGATAACAAGAAAAAGGAAGTCGTTAACGCATCGAGCCGTCCATAA
- a CDS encoding Stp1/IreP family PP2C-type Ser/Thr phosphatase, protein MIKTVHVSHIGRVRSVNEDSAWIRNLETGYILGIVADGMGGHLAGDTASRLAVETLVQDLGTLEPGLSHASLSAALSDAILHANEVIFRTASTDDKYHNMGTTVVAALLNDTEGVIGHIGDSRAYKIANKHLIQLTEDHTLVNELFKNGQISKEDVSHHPRRNVLTRALGTDAEVKVDLDTIKLEEGEVLLLCSDGLSNLVSNEQLIQVAGNLDLALEDRADRLLQLALLAGGDDNITVALFELQKEGSAVSETGCES, encoded by the coding sequence TTGATCAAAACAGTTCATGTGAGCCATATCGGACGGGTGCGTTCGGTGAATGAAGATTCAGCCTGGATTCGAAATCTTGAAACAGGTTATATACTGGGTATTGTTGCCGATGGTATGGGCGGACATCTTGCAGGAGATACGGCGAGCCGCCTGGCGGTAGAGACGTTGGTGCAGGATCTGGGGACGCTTGAACCAGGTCTGTCACATGCGTCTTTATCAGCCGCACTCAGCGATGCTATTTTGCATGCCAACGAAGTCATCTTCCGCACCGCATCCACGGATGACAAATACCATAACATGGGTACGACTGTGGTAGCAGCCTTATTAAATGATACGGAGGGCGTTATCGGTCACATCGGTGACAGCAGGGCATACAAAATTGCGAACAAACATTTGATCCAGTTGACTGAAGACCATACTCTGGTGAATGAATTGTTCAAAAATGGTCAGATCAGCAAAGAAGACGTCTCTCATCATCCGCGTCGCAACGTGTTGACACGTGCACTTGGCACAGATGCCGAAGTGAAGGTGGATCTGGATACAATCAAGCTGGAAGAGGGCGAGGTTCTCCTCCTCTGCAGTGATGGCTTAAGTAACCTGGTCAGCAATGAGCAACTGATTCAGGTCGCAGGTAATTTGGATCTGGCATTGGAAGATCGGGCAGACCGTTTGCTTCAGCTGGCTTTGCTTGCCGGTGGAGATGACAATATTACGGTTGCACTGTTTGAATTGCAAAAGGAAGGTTCCGCGGTATCGGAAACGGGGTGTGAGTCATGA
- the rlmN gene encoding 23S rRNA (adenine(2503)-C(2))-methyltransferase RlmN, which yields MKPFIYDYSLEELQQWAIDNGEPAFRGGQIFDWIYVKRVNDFSEMTNLSKALREKLTEQFEFVTLTEITKFESKDGTVKFLFGLHDDHAIETVIMKHNYGNSICVTTQVGCRIGCTFCASTLGGLKRNLTAGEIVAQVVQAQKILDERGERVSSIVIMGSGEPFENYEATMTFLRIMIHEKGLNIGQRHITVSTSGIVPNIYKFADEDTQINLAISIHAPNDALRSKLMPVNRRFPFDDVMESLRYYLAKTGRRITFEYALIGGVNDQPEHAAELAGVLKNMLCHVNLIPVNHVPERKYVRTSRSDIFNFQKILSEQGVNVTIRREQGHDIAAACGQLRAKHMELR from the coding sequence ATGAAACCTTTTATATATGATTATTCCCTGGAAGAGCTGCAACAGTGGGCTATCGATAACGGGGAGCCGGCTTTTCGCGGTGGTCAGATTTTTGACTGGATTTATGTGAAACGTGTAAATGATTTCAGTGAAATGACGAATCTGTCCAAAGCACTGCGTGAAAAACTGACTGAACAGTTTGAATTCGTTACACTTACCGAAATTACGAAGTTTGAATCCAAGGATGGAACGGTGAAATTCCTGTTCGGTTTGCATGATGATCATGCGATCGAAACAGTGATTATGAAGCACAATTATGGTAACAGCATCTGTGTAACGACACAGGTTGGTTGCCGGATTGGGTGTACGTTCTGTGCGTCCACACTGGGCGGACTAAAGCGTAACCTTACTGCTGGCGAAATTGTGGCTCAGGTTGTGCAAGCCCAAAAAATTCTGGATGAACGGGGTGAACGTGTCAGCAGCATCGTAATCATGGGTTCGGGTGAACCTTTTGAAAACTATGAAGCCACGATGACGTTCTTGCGTATCATGATTCATGAAAAAGGACTGAATATCGGTCAGCGTCATATCACGGTATCCACAAGCGGAATCGTACCGAACATCTACAAGTTTGCGGATGAAGACACGCAGATTAACCTCGCGATCTCCATCCATGCGCCTAACGATGCATTACGTTCCAAACTGATGCCGGTAAACCGTCGTTTTCCTTTCGATGATGTTATGGAGTCACTGCGTTATTATCTGGCCAAAACCGGAAGAAGAATTACGTTTGAATACGCACTTATTGGTGGCGTGAACGATCAGCCGGAGCATGCGGCAGAACTGGCAGGCGTGCTGAAGAACATGTTGTGCCACGTCAACCTGATTCCGGTCAACCATGTACCTGAGCGGAAGTATGTAAGAACATCCAGAAGTGATATTTTCAATTTTCAGAAAATTCTTTCGGAGCAGGGTGTGAATGTAACCATTCGTCGTGAACAGGGACATGATATTGCTGCCGCTTGCGGCCAGCTTCGTGCAAAGCATATGGAGTTGAGGTGA
- the rsmB gene encoding 16S rRNA (cytosine(967)-C(5))-methyltransferase RsmB, with amino-acid sequence MSGNTPGRPSGTGHKVAGNASGRGGNQRRPNSGKSGGARNSFASSSSANGASRSERPKTSARALAVKVLSAVEQEGAYSNLELNRRLKEAELSPADAGLATELVYGTISRLNTLDYFLERYVAKGVSKLQPWVRSLLRISVYQMIYLDRIPEHAVVSEAVNLAKKLGHQGISGMVNGVLRNMIRNRDQLHIPEHLPAAERISLEHSHPLWLVKRWISQYGEETAEAICRANNEPPAVSVRVNTTMTTREKLMQEMESTGAIVEPSRLSSEGILVRSGGNMALTSWYRDGLLSVQDESSMLVAEAVGPEEGQIVLDCCAAPGGKTAHMAEKMQDRGRIVANDVHAHKRQLIMDQADRLGLSCIDAVTGDALDLDERYPEASFDRILLDAPCSGLGVIRRKPDVKWTKSTEDIKDISNLQRELLDRVAPLLKPGGILVYSTCTIEPAENEHMVADFLDRHPEYKAAEELVWSGSETADWKVVNGGVQILPQYAHSDGFFIARLTRIGD; translated from the coding sequence ATGAGCGGAAATACACCGGGCCGCCCGTCAGGGACTGGTCATAAAGTCGCAGGTAATGCGTCCGGGCGCGGAGGAAACCAGCGTCGTCCAAACTCGGGGAAATCAGGTGGTGCACGAAATTCATTTGCATCCTCATCTTCAGCAAATGGTGCATCCCGCTCGGAGCGGCCCAAAACATCTGCTCGTGCACTCGCAGTGAAGGTGCTCAGCGCTGTTGAACAAGAGGGGGCTTACAGCAACCTGGAGCTGAACCGACGTTTGAAAGAAGCCGAGCTTAGCCCAGCAGATGCGGGGCTGGCTACCGAACTGGTCTATGGTACGATTTCGAGACTGAATACCCTTGATTATTTTCTGGAACGTTACGTAGCCAAAGGTGTATCCAAACTGCAACCCTGGGTTCGCAGTTTGCTGCGTATCAGCGTGTATCAGATGATATATCTGGACCGTATTCCGGAACACGCGGTGGTGAGCGAAGCCGTCAACCTGGCTAAAAAGTTAGGTCATCAGGGCATCTCCGGTATGGTGAACGGGGTTCTGCGGAATATGATCCGTAACCGTGATCAACTGCATATTCCCGAGCATCTGCCTGCAGCTGAGCGTATTTCACTTGAGCATTCTCACCCGCTGTGGTTGGTCAAACGCTGGATCAGCCAGTATGGCGAAGAGACGGCGGAAGCGATTTGTCGTGCGAATAATGAACCGCCTGCGGTTAGTGTTCGTGTGAACACGACAATGACTACACGTGAGAAATTGATGCAAGAGATGGAGAGTACGGGTGCGATCGTGGAACCCTCCCGACTTAGTTCGGAAGGCATTCTCGTTCGCAGTGGTGGCAACATGGCACTTACGTCCTGGTATCGGGATGGCCTGTTGTCCGTTCAAGATGAAAGTTCGATGCTCGTAGCCGAGGCAGTGGGGCCTGAAGAAGGTCAGATTGTACTGGACTGCTGTGCAGCACCCGGTGGCAAGACCGCCCATATGGCTGAGAAAATGCAGGACCGTGGACGGATTGTTGCGAATGATGTACATGCTCATAAACGTCAATTGATTATGGATCAGGCGGATCGTCTGGGACTCAGTTGCATTGATGCCGTTACAGGAGATGCTCTGGATCTGGATGAGCGTTACCCAGAGGCATCGTTCGATCGTATACTGCTGGATGCACCGTGTTCCGGTTTAGGTGTTATTCGTCGCAAGCCGGATGTCAAATGGACCAAATCCACAGAAGACATCAAGGATATTTCCAACTTGCAACGTGAACTGCTGGATCGGGTTGCACCACTGTTAAAGCCAGGTGGTATTCTGGTGTATAGTACATGTACGATTGAGCCTGCGGAGAACGAGCATATGGTCGCTGATTTTTTGGATCGGCATCCGGAATACAAGGCGGCTGAAGAGTTGGTCTGGTCTGGATCGGAAACAGCCGATTGGAAGGTTGTGAACGGTGGGGTGCAGATCTTGCCTCAGTACGCTCACAGTGACGGATTTTTCATTGCGCGGTTGACAAGGATAGGCGATTAA